The Microlunatus antarcticus genome window below encodes:
- a CDS encoding GNAT family N-acetyltransferase, protein MSSTPEPDRFVLRDDLPVPAASGLTVPVGATVLVVEDAREPGPVGAAILTGDPPLLVLEGLWVRPDAFAVAGPDLARAVGELVCARASTSGAAVLSVDVGADDVLLLDVAAGTKVLGERMVKRVAADVVPPAGLGWRAMTPAELGPWREQQVVAYAEDNRERSGGDLVLARERAERDFARLLPAGLATPDTSLVLLVEGEAPVGHLWVRHRRGPGLSYVYDVEVAEAHRGRGLGRAAMVVAEVLARRAGDDRLGLHVFGGNDVARRLYRSQGFSVTSTEHDLLAPTGP, encoded by the coding sequence GTGTCCTCGACGCCTGAGCCTGACCGGTTCGTCCTGCGCGACGACCTGCCCGTCCCCGCGGCCTCGGGACTGACGGTTCCGGTCGGGGCCACCGTGCTGGTCGTGGAGGACGCGCGGGAGCCCGGGCCGGTCGGAGCAGCGATCCTCACCGGGGACCCGCCGTTGCTCGTGCTGGAGGGGCTGTGGGTGCGTCCCGACGCGTTCGCCGTGGCCGGGCCCGACCTGGCCAGGGCGGTCGGTGAGCTGGTCTGCGCCCGTGCGTCGACCTCGGGGGCCGCGGTGCTCAGCGTCGACGTCGGAGCCGACGACGTCCTCCTGCTCGACGTCGCGGCGGGGACGAAGGTCCTCGGAGAGCGCATGGTCAAGCGCGTCGCCGCCGACGTCGTGCCGCCGGCCGGGCTCGGGTGGCGGGCGATGACCCCCGCCGAGCTCGGACCCTGGCGGGAGCAGCAGGTCGTGGCGTACGCGGAGGACAACCGGGAACGTTCCGGGGGCGACCTCGTGCTCGCCCGGGAACGTGCGGAGCGCGACTTCGCGCGTCTCCTGCCTGCCGGGCTCGCCACGCCGGACACCTCGCTCGTGCTCCTCGTCGAGGGCGAGGCGCCGGTCGGGCACCTCTGGGTCCGGCACCGCCGGGGGCCCGGGCTGTCCTACGTCTACGACGTCGAGGTCGCCGAGGCGCACCGGGGTCGCGGGCTCGGTCGGGCGGCCATGGTCGTCGCCGAGGTGCTCGCCCGACGGGCGGGGGACGACCGGCTCGGCCTGCACGTCTTCGGCGGCAACGACGTGGCGCGCCGGCTCTACCGGTCCCAGGGCTTCTCCGTCACGAGCACCGAGCACGACCTGCTCGCGCCGACCGGTCCCTGA
- a CDS encoding GntR family transcriptional regulator, translating into MTLPADEPVVLDPAGRAERVADHVRRGILDGTYAFGTRLSEPRISRDLHVSRNTLREAFRALAEERLVVHELNRGVFVRMPTTQEVSELYDVRRLVECAAVAAHPGGTAGLERVVETLERADATARAHDWVGVGTADIDFHRELTALASVRVVSLMQSVWNEMRLAFHVVARPDAFHGTYLERNHAILDALAVQGGPVAAEMLRAYLDEAESQVLAEYRSRGLG; encoded by the coding sequence GTGACCCTGCCTGCGGACGAGCCGGTCGTGCTCGACCCGGCCGGTCGGGCCGAGCGCGTGGCGGACCACGTCCGCCGCGGGATCCTCGACGGCACGTACGCCTTCGGCACGCGCCTGTCGGAGCCGCGGATCAGCCGGGACCTGCACGTCTCGCGCAACACGCTGCGGGAGGCGTTCCGCGCGCTGGCGGAGGAACGGCTGGTGGTCCACGAGCTCAACCGCGGGGTGTTCGTCCGGATGCCGACCACCCAGGAGGTGTCCGAGCTGTACGACGTCCGCCGCCTCGTGGAGTGCGCGGCGGTCGCGGCGCACCCGGGCGGCACGGCCGGGCTCGAGCGCGTCGTCGAGACCCTGGAACGGGCCGACGCGACGGCGCGGGCGCACGACTGGGTCGGCGTCGGGACGGCGGACATCGACTTCCACCGCGAGCTGACCGCGCTGGCCAGCGTCCGGGTGGTGAGCCTGATGCAGAGCGTGTGGAACGAGATGCGCCTCGCCTTCCACGTGGTCGCCCGCCCGGACGCCTTCCACGGCACCTACCTGGAGCGCAACCACGCGATCCTCGACGCCCTGGCCGTCCAGGGCGGGCCGGTCGCGGCAGAGATGCTGCGGGCCTACCTCGACGAGGCCGAGAGCCAGGTGCTGGCGGAGTACCGCAGCCGCGGGCTGGGCTGA
- a CDS encoding C15 family peptidase: protein MTPQADDDRTTPHPAPSRPAPLTVEESRLSESLAAGGPSLADQVLRRSGFDDLAADLAGRLQVAPSLAELTAAVRQAGAELWTAAVDRAQGRSGQGDLDPYDDRPLYWARLVLSATLRRLDSPHLTVQHQRHGLLRILDRTSRGIERPSTGSGSVGWADARPGDLRVMVSGFDVFGLDQSVRHSNPSGAAALQLDGRRLQTAHGDALVRAVVLPVGYADFDQCVVEDAYGPVLRPGDDRADLIMTISMTSRGRMDVEKWAANARGGTPDNQRDQHFGSVARASHWPQPFDSPDWIETTLPYAAMVDAGTGPWPVVLKEGIREWPAGTFPDPTALVERPDPSPGSTAAAGTGGDYLSNESMYRSNRLRQALHAWDVPGGHLHISALEYPGDPTVLTDPAFEADRRAVVDQTVALVAAAAAARADRRG, encoded by the coding sequence ATGACCCCCCAGGCAGACGACGACCGGACGACCCCCCACCCGGCACCCTCCCGGCCCGCACCCCTGACGGTCGAGGAGTCGCGGCTGAGCGAGTCGCTCGCCGCCGGCGGCCCGTCGCTCGCCGACCAGGTCCTGCGGCGGTCCGGCTTCGACGACCTCGCGGCCGACCTGGCCGGTCGCCTGCAGGTGGCGCCCTCGCTCGCGGAGCTGACCGCGGCCGTGCGGCAGGCGGGCGCCGAGCTGTGGACCGCCGCGGTCGACCGCGCCCAGGGCCGGAGCGGTCAGGGTGACCTCGACCCGTACGACGACCGCCCGCTCTACTGGGCGCGCCTCGTCCTCAGCGCCACGCTGCGCCGGCTCGACTCGCCGCACCTGACCGTCCAGCACCAGCGCCACGGGCTGCTGCGGATCCTCGACCGGACGAGCCGGGGCATCGAGCGCCCTTCGACGGGCTCAGGGAGCGTCGGGTGGGCCGACGCGCGACCCGGCGACCTCCGGGTCATGGTCAGCGGCTTCGACGTGTTCGGGCTGGACCAGAGCGTGCGGCACTCGAACCCGTCCGGCGCGGCCGCGCTCCAGCTCGACGGACGGCGGCTCCAGACCGCGCACGGCGACGCGCTGGTCCGGGCCGTCGTGCTGCCGGTGGGCTACGCCGACTTCGACCAGTGCGTGGTCGAGGACGCGTACGGCCCGGTGCTGCGGCCCGGCGACGACCGGGCCGACCTGATCATGACGATCAGCATGACCTCGCGCGGTCGGATGGACGTCGAGAAGTGGGCGGCGAACGCGCGCGGCGGGACCCCGGACAACCAGCGCGACCAGCACTTCGGGTCGGTGGCGCGGGCCTCGCACTGGCCCCAGCCCTTCGACTCCCCCGACTGGATCGAGACGACGCTGCCGTACGCGGCGATGGTCGACGCCGGGACCGGGCCCTGGCCGGTCGTGCTCAAGGAGGGGATCCGGGAGTGGCCGGCGGGGACGTTCCCGGACCCGACCGCGCTGGTCGAGCGACCGGACCCGTCCCCGGGCAGCACGGCCGCGGCCGGGACCGGCGGCGACTACCTCAGCAACGAGAGCATGTACCGCTCGAACCGCCTGCGGCAGGCGCTGCACGCCTGGGACGTCCCCGGCGGTCACCTGCACATCTCGGCCCTGGAGTACCCCGGCGACCCGACCGTGCTGACCGACCCGGCCTTCGAGGCCGACCGGCGGGCGGTGGTCGACCAGACCGTCGCCCTCGTCGCGGCCGCCGCGGCGGCGCGGGCCGACCGCCGTGGCTGA
- a CDS encoding phosphoribosyltransferase, translated as MSPAPPEQEREVLTWDLYGRAARELAQTVADSGFVPDVVLGIARGGLIPAGSLAYALGCKNLFTISVEFYTGVDSRLDVPVMLPPFLNAHDLDEASVLVVDDVADTGRTLELVADFCSGHVREMRTAVLYEKPQSVITCDHVWKRTSRWINFPWSTEPPVANRSGVLDA; from the coding sequence ATGAGCCCGGCGCCGCCCGAGCAGGAGCGGGAGGTCCTGACCTGGGACCTCTACGGCCGGGCTGCCCGTGAGCTGGCCCAGACCGTCGCCGACAGCGGTTTCGTGCCCGACGTCGTCCTCGGCATCGCCCGCGGCGGCCTGATCCCGGCCGGGAGCCTCGCGTACGCGCTGGGCTGCAAGAACCTGTTCACCATCAGCGTCGAGTTCTACACCGGCGTCGACAGCCGCCTCGACGTCCCGGTGATGCTGCCGCCGTTCCTGAACGCGCACGACCTCGACGAGGCGTCGGTGCTCGTCGTCGACGACGTGGCCGACACCGGCCGCACGCTCGAGCTGGTCGCCGACTTCTGCTCCGGGCACGTCCGGGAGATGCGGACGGCGGTCCTCTACGAGAAGCCGCAGTCGGTGATCACCTGCGACCACGTCTGGAAGCGCACCTCGCGCTGGATCAACTTCCCCTGGTCGACCGAGCCCCCGGTCGCGAACCGGTCCGGTGTCCTCGACGCCTGA
- a CDS encoding DUF2891 domain-containing protein: MSARPPHDAVDLAGLARTAVTNATREYPYALVAVVTGPADLPLPRDRHPAFHGCYDWHSAVHTHWLLVRLLRRHADSIDAGAAHAVLDAHLTPAHLATEAAVLADQPSFERPYGWAWLVALAAECRAAVGEVEAARVWADALEPAADVVVGLVLDWLPRAGRPVRDGTHASTAFALGLLLDAAGPLRRDDLTAAVEAYVREWFVPDRDAPLRWEPSGQDFLSPGLSEADLVRRVLDPVAFAAWLDGFWPGLAAGEPRSLLEPVVVRDRTDGQLGHLDGLNLSRAWSLARLGLALDVDDPRRAVLEDAAQAHRGAGLPALAEDGYLSTHWLGTFAMLALEPAG; the protein is encoded by the coding sequence CTGAGCGCGCGGCCACCCCACGACGCGGTCGACCTGGCCGGCCTGGCCAGGACGGCCGTCACGAACGCGACCCGGGAGTACCCGTACGCCCTGGTCGCCGTCGTGACCGGTCCCGCGGACCTCCCCCTCCCGCGGGACCGGCACCCGGCGTTCCACGGCTGCTACGACTGGCACTCCGCCGTGCACACGCACTGGCTGCTCGTCCGGCTGCTCCGCCGCCACGCCGACTCGATCGATGCCGGGGCCGCCCACGCCGTGCTCGACGCGCACCTGACGCCGGCCCACCTGGCGACGGAGGCCGCGGTCCTGGCCGACCAGCCGTCGTTCGAGCGCCCGTACGGCTGGGCCTGGCTCGTCGCCCTCGCGGCCGAGTGCCGGGCCGCCGTCGGCGAGGTCGAGGCCGCCCGGGTCTGGGCCGACGCGCTCGAGCCGGCGGCGGACGTGGTCGTCGGGCTGGTCCTGGACTGGCTCCCGCGGGCGGGTCGGCCGGTGCGCGACGGCACGCACGCGAGCACCGCCTTCGCCCTCGGCCTGCTGCTCGACGCGGCGGGGCCGTTGCGTCGCGACGACCTGACTGCGGCGGTCGAGGCGTACGTGCGCGAGTGGTTCGTGCCGGACCGGGACGCGCCGCTGCGGTGGGAGCCGTCGGGGCAGGACTTCCTGTCGCCGGGGCTGTCGGAGGCCGACCTGGTCCGCCGGGTGCTCGACCCGGTGGCGTTCGCCGCGTGGCTCGACGGCTTCTGGCCCGGGCTGGCGGCGGGGGAGCCGCGCAGCCTGCTCGAGCCCGTCGTCGTGCGCGACCGCACCGACGGCCAGCTCGGCCACCTCGACGGGCTCAACCTCTCCCGCGCGTGGTCGCTCGCGCGGCTGGGGCTGGCGCTCGACGTCGACGACCCGCGGCGTGCGGTGCTGGAGGATGCGGCACAGGCGCACCGCGGGGCCGGGCTGCCGGCGCTGGCCGAGGACGGCTACCTGAGCACGCACTGGCTCGGGACGTTCGCGATGCTGGCGCTCGAACCGGCAGGATGA
- a CDS encoding DUF969 domain-containing protein, which translates to MLVLLGILVVVVGFALRLNPMLVVTVAGLVTGFLGGMTPLQVLNAFGTGFAGSRSVSIFLLVLPVIGLVEHFGLQQQARRLVSKLARLSTGGILAGYLFVRQVLAAIGLMSIGGHAQTVRPLVAPMAEAAAVRKYGPLPDRVVQRIRAFAASTDNVGAFFGEDIFVAVGAVLLITSFVDTTYGFTLVPLQVALWAIPTAIVALLIHGTRSLLVDRALRREMAGLVPEAVAR; encoded by the coding sequence GTGCTCGTCCTCCTCGGCATCCTGGTGGTGGTCGTCGGCTTCGCGCTGAGGCTCAACCCCATGCTCGTGGTCACCGTCGCCGGTCTCGTGACCGGCTTCCTCGGTGGCATGACTCCCCTCCAGGTCCTGAACGCCTTCGGCACCGGCTTCGCCGGCAGCCGGTCGGTCAGCATCTTCCTGCTCGTGCTGCCGGTCATCGGCCTGGTCGAGCACTTCGGCCTGCAGCAGCAGGCGCGGCGCCTGGTCTCCAAGCTCGCCCGCCTGAGCACCGGAGGCATCCTCGCCGGCTACCTCTTCGTGCGACAGGTCCTGGCCGCGATCGGGCTGATGAGCATCGGCGGGCACGCCCAGACCGTGCGTCCGCTCGTCGCCCCGATGGCGGAGGCGGCCGCCGTGCGCAAGTACGGCCCGCTGCCCGACCGCGTCGTCCAGCGGATCCGTGCCTTCGCCGCCAGCACCGACAACGTCGGCGCCTTCTTCGGCGAGGACATCTTCGTGGCCGTCGGCGCGGTGCTGCTGATCACCTCGTTCGTCGACACCACGTACGGCTTCACCCTCGTGCCCCTGCAGGTCGCGCTCTGGGCCATCCCGACCGCGATCGTCGCCCTGCTGATCCACGGCACGCGCAGCCTGCTCGTCGACCGGGCCCTGCGCCGGGAGATGGCCGGCCTCGTTCCCGAGGCGGTGGCCCGATGA
- a CDS encoding DUF979 domain-containing protein — MISVEWFYWLMGLFWLGVGVLVARDRSNPKRLTSGLFWALLGLCFPYSSFVIAKTAPAWPLGLVIVVIAALAGTGRLAKSGTATAATEAGDVEGADLDRDADRPDRPLRAGGGTGGSSVALAPTQEREALAEKFGNKLFIPVLAIPVITALCAIAGPYVIIGGRPLLQKGSETVIGLAAAGIIAIVISMIVFRLRSPALALTEGRRLTEDLGWALVLPQLLSVLGLVFATAGVGTAIGSTVSAILPKGSLLPAVILYCVGMAVFTVIMGNAFAAFPVLTAAIGYPVLVAAMGGNPAAIFAIGMLSGYCGTLCTPMAANFNIVPVALLELKSNYAVIRAQLPTAVPLLVANIVIMYVVAF, encoded by the coding sequence ATGATCTCCGTCGAGTGGTTCTACTGGCTGATGGGCCTGTTCTGGCTCGGCGTCGGCGTGCTCGTCGCCCGTGACCGGAGCAACCCGAAGCGCCTGACCAGCGGCCTGTTCTGGGCGCTGCTCGGCCTCTGCTTCCCCTACAGCTCCTTCGTGATCGCCAAGACCGCGCCGGCCTGGCCGCTGGGGCTGGTCATCGTGGTCATCGCCGCGCTGGCCGGCACCGGTCGGCTCGCCAAGAGCGGGACCGCCACGGCGGCCACCGAGGCCGGTGACGTCGAGGGGGCCGACCTCGACCGCGACGCCGACCGGCCCGACCGGCCCCTCCGCGCGGGTGGCGGGACGGGCGGCTCGAGCGTGGCGCTCGCCCCGACGCAGGAGCGCGAGGCGCTGGCGGAGAAGTTCGGGAACAAGCTGTTCATCCCGGTGCTCGCGATCCCGGTGATCACCGCGCTCTGCGCGATCGCCGGGCCGTACGTGATCATCGGCGGCCGACCGCTGCTGCAGAAGGGCAGCGAGACCGTGATCGGGCTCGCCGCCGCCGGCATCATCGCGATCGTCATCTCCATGATCGTCTTCCGGCTGCGCTCGCCGGCGCTGGCCCTCACCGAGGGGCGTCGGCTCACCGAGGACCTGGGGTGGGCGCTCGTGCTGCCGCAGCTGCTGTCGGTGCTCGGGCTGGTCTTCGCCACCGCCGGCGTGGGCACAGCGATCGGCTCCACCGTGTCGGCGATCCTGCCGAAGGGCTCGCTGCTGCCCGCGGTGATCCTCTACTGCGTCGGGATGGCGGTCTTCACCGTGATCATGGGTAACGCGTTCGCCGCGTTCCCTGTGCTCACCGCGGCGATCGGCTACCCGGTCCTGGTGGCGGCGATGGGCGGCAACCCGGCGGCGATCTTCGCCATCGGGATGCTGTCGGGCTACTGCGGGACGCTCTGCACGCCGATGGCGGCCAACTTCAACATCGTCCCGGTCGCCCTGCTGGAGCTGAAGAGCAACTACGCCGTGATCCGGGCCCAGCTGCCGACGGCGGTCCCGCTGCTCGTGGCGAACATCGTGATCATGTACGTGGTCGCCTTCTGA
- a CDS encoding DUF5995 family protein, producing MSGTPGDPARVLAVAATLQDRLDALPADATHRATFVAVYRRVTLGVADAVAAGSFEDPGWVVAWDEVFADQFLAAHDADLAGEPVPRPWRLAFTADPAMHPLGHLLLAMNAHINFDLPQSLVAVVTDADFADPALLARRDRDHQRIDEVLFARLRAEDAELGWKVRRVDRLLGPLHRWASRRFLRESREKVWHNTGVLQRARAEGGPAYRHRVDELDVLTSAKISEFLRPGPVLLRLAVQGFGVTLPPS from the coding sequence GTGAGCGGCACCCCCGGCGACCCGGCTCGTGTCCTGGCCGTCGCGGCGACGCTGCAGGACCGGCTCGACGCCCTCCCGGCCGACGCCACGCACCGCGCGACCTTCGTCGCCGTCTACCGGCGGGTCACGCTGGGGGTCGCCGACGCCGTGGCCGCCGGCTCGTTCGAGGACCCGGGCTGGGTCGTGGCGTGGGACGAGGTGTTCGCCGATCAGTTCCTCGCGGCGCACGACGCCGACCTGGCCGGTGAACCGGTCCCCCGTCCGTGGCGGCTGGCCTTCACCGCCGACCCGGCGATGCACCCGCTCGGCCACCTGCTGCTGGCCATGAACGCCCACATCAACTTCGACCTGCCGCAGTCCCTGGTCGCCGTCGTCACCGACGCCGACTTCGCCGACCCCGCCCTGCTCGCGCGTCGGGACCGCGACCACCAGCGGATCGACGAGGTGCTCTTCGCGCGGCTGCGGGCCGAGGACGCCGAGCTGGGCTGGAAGGTCCGGCGCGTCGACCGCCTCCTGGGGCCGCTGCACCGGTGGGCGTCCCGGCGCTTCCTGCGCGAGTCGCGGGAGAAGGTCTGGCACAACACCGGCGTGCTCCAGCGAGCGCGCGCGGAGGGGGGCCCGGCGTACCGGCATCGGGTCGACGAGCTGGACGTGCTGACCTCGGCCAAGATCAGCGAGTTCCTGCGGCCGGGGCCGGTCCTGCTGCGGCTGGCGGTCCAGGGCTTCGGCGTGACGCTGCCGCCGTCGTGA
- a CDS encoding LamB/YcsF family protein has translation MHVVDLNADVGEGFGRWELGDDDAVIATVTSANVACGFHAGDPSTMARSVTTALRHGVAIGAHVSYRDLAGFGRRYVDADEAELSGDVVYQLGALAGICRTLGARIGYVKPHGALYNTIAADDDRGRRHARAVLAALGRYDPTLPVVGLAGSVFLDAAREAGQPVVAEAFADRAYTPAGALVSRREPGSVLHDADEVAERMVRLVRTGTVEAVDGSTVPVAADSICVHGDSPGAVAMAQAVRGALTGAGVEVRSFAAGPQAG, from the coding sequence GTGCACGTCGTGGACCTGAACGCCGACGTCGGCGAGGGGTTCGGCCGCTGGGAGCTCGGCGACGACGACGCCGTGATCGCCACCGTGACGAGCGCCAACGTCGCGTGCGGCTTCCACGCCGGCGACCCGTCGACCATGGCCCGTTCCGTCACCACCGCGCTGCGGCACGGCGTCGCGATCGGCGCGCACGTCTCCTACCGCGACCTGGCCGGCTTCGGACGGCGCTACGTCGACGCCGACGAGGCCGAGCTGAGCGGGGACGTCGTCTACCAGCTCGGCGCGCTCGCCGGCATCTGCCGGACGCTCGGGGCCCGGATCGGCTACGTGAAGCCGCACGGCGCGCTCTACAACACGATCGCCGCCGACGACGACCGCGGTCGTCGCCACGCCCGGGCGGTGCTGGCGGCCCTCGGGCGCTACGACCCGACCCTGCCGGTGGTCGGGCTGGCCGGCTCCGTGTTCCTGGACGCGGCCCGCGAGGCCGGTCAGCCGGTCGTGGCCGAGGCGTTCGCCGACCGGGCGTACACCCCGGCCGGTGCGCTGGTCAGCCGGCGCGAGCCGGGCTCCGTGCTGCACGACGCCGACGAGGTGGCCGAGCGGATGGTGAGGCTGGTCCGCACGGGCACGGTGGAGGCGGTCGACGGCAGCACGGTGCCGGTCGCCGCGGACTCGATCTGCGTGCACGGCGACTCACCCGGTGCGGTCGCGATGGCGCAGGCGGTCCGCGGGGCGCTGACCGGCGCCGGCGTCGAAGTGCGCTCCTTCGCTGCCGGCCCGCAGGCCGGCTGA
- a CDS encoding 5-oxoprolinase subunit B/C family protein — MVGTDVRVLPAGSDGLLAEVADLDEALALFASLRDAPPPGVWELVPAARTVLVRFDPALTDAETLAADLRARSLGHLATAEGPVVEVPVCYDGADLDEVARLCGLDPAEVVRRHTAAPWTVAFTGFAPGFGYLSGGDPALDVPRRSEPRTAIPAGSVGLAGRFSGIYPRASPGGWQLIGRTGLALWDLRRADPALLAPGMRVRFVDVGPDALADPDPGSGSGAAATATLVGQPALEVLAPGPLTVVADLGRPGRAAQGVARSGAVDRQALRRANRLVGNPSGAAALEIAAGGLEVRALTDLVVAVTGAEVEVELELDRAFALGPGDELHLGTPARGMVGYLAVAGGVAAEAVLGSRSTDLLSGVGPPRLQVGDVVRVGRASESAAAVDPDPGPRLPSADELTEVDVVLGPRDDWFAPEVVDRFLRQEWTVTPRSNRVGLRLDGEPLVRSRTEELPSEGTVPGSVQVPQNGLPVVFTADHPVTGGYPVIACVARHHLDRVGQVPVGGRIRFRAVAAG, encoded by the coding sequence GTGGTCGGCACGGACGTCCGGGTGCTGCCCGCCGGGTCCGACGGCCTGCTGGCCGAGGTGGCCGACCTCGACGAGGCGCTCGCGCTCTTCGCGTCCCTGCGCGACGCCCCCCCGCCCGGGGTCTGGGAGCTCGTCCCGGCCGCCCGTACGGTGCTCGTGCGCTTCGACCCGGCGCTGACCGACGCCGAGACCCTCGCCGCCGACCTGCGCGCCCGCTCCCTCGGTCACCTGGCGACGGCCGAGGGGCCGGTCGTCGAGGTGCCGGTCTGCTACGACGGCGCCGACCTCGACGAGGTGGCCCGGCTCTGCGGTCTGGACCCGGCCGAGGTCGTCCGCCGTCACACCGCGGCGCCGTGGACCGTCGCCTTCACCGGCTTCGCGCCGGGCTTCGGCTACCTCTCCGGCGGCGACCCCGCGCTCGACGTCCCGCGCCGGTCCGAGCCGAGGACCGCCATCCCCGCCGGCTCGGTCGGCCTGGCCGGACGCTTCAGCGGGATCTACCCGCGTGCGAGCCCGGGCGGCTGGCAGCTGATCGGACGCACCGGCCTCGCGCTGTGGGACCTGCGGCGGGCCGACCCCGCGCTGCTGGCCCCGGGGATGCGCGTGCGGTTCGTCGACGTGGGTCCGGATGCCCTCGCTGACCCGGACCCGGGATCGGGGTCGGGCGCTGCCGCGACGGCGACGCTGGTGGGCCAGCCCGCGCTCGAGGTGCTCGCACCAGGACCGCTCACGGTCGTCGCCGACCTCGGCCGGCCCGGGCGGGCCGCGCAGGGCGTGGCCCGGTCCGGCGCCGTCGACCGGCAGGCGCTCCGCCGGGCCAACCGGCTGGTCGGCAACCCGTCGGGGGCCGCGGCCCTGGAGATCGCAGCCGGCGGGCTGGAGGTCCGGGCGCTGACGGACCTGGTGGTCGCCGTGACCGGCGCCGAGGTCGAGGTCGAGCTCGAGCTCGACCGGGCTTTCGCCCTGGGGCCTGGCGACGAGCTGCACCTCGGCACCCCGGCCCGGGGGATGGTCGGCTATCTCGCGGTCGCCGGCGGTGTCGCGGCCGAGGCCGTGCTCGGCAGCCGCTCGACCGACCTGCTCTCCGGCGTCGGCCCACCACGTCTCCAGGTCGGTGACGTCGTCCGCGTCGGCCGGGCAAGTGAGTCGGCGGCCGCCGTCGACCCCGACCCGGGACCACGCCTGCCGTCCGCCGACGAGCTGACCGAGGTCGACGTGGTCCTCGGCCCCCGGGACGACTGGTTCGCCCCGGAGGTCGTCGACCGCTTCCTGCGCCAGGAGTGGACGGTCACGCCGCGGTCCAACCGGGTCGGGCTCCGCCTGGACGGCGAGCCGCTCGTCCGGTCCCGCACCGAGGAGCTGCCCAGCGAGGGCACGGTCCCGGGGTCGGTCCAGGTCCCGCAGAACGGGCTGCCGGTCGTCTTCACCGCCGACCACCCGGTCACCGGCGGCTACCCGGTGATCGCCTGCGTCGCGCGCCACCACCTCGACCGGGTCGGGCAGGTCCCGGTGGGTGGGCGCATCCGCTTCCGCGCGGTCGCGGCAGGATGA